The proteins below are encoded in one region of Vespula pensylvanica isolate Volc-1 chromosome 4, ASM1446617v1, whole genome shotgun sequence:
- the LOC122628990 gene encoding rootletin isoform X1, producing the protein MPRTLSKNTGQLTPKGPMERRRPPLLKGTSKIKESERKTSKMDPTYSTISCPGDDEETLSPEALVRQNYELRHRLEEEAASYKRRLDTYRQAQQHQAALVSRLQAKVLQYKQRCSELESVMAETAAIDNSKLSTQPQGTSALDVAHQTLREMREEQIHDLDTALKKLAEERKKCEKLLELNTSLKDQLEETSQTNEALTNDLQKLSNDWDILREELTIKEEEWKEEEQAFNDYYTSEHNRLLNLWRDVVSVKRLFADIKSSTDRDLSKLNNQITSATNDIVSTCNNTSIFMKMQTSIIQPSVSQQIQESQMVMDVKSEMGLLKQQYDVAQNEIRMKDDRINQLIREIHALEERCGEAEAQTNNITRMQEDIEILQNALRDIAHTVIQDAETRDTESTQPPPHVHLSPTGPIPQRSPRRGARANTIPAFAESTISAVQAALHKYQLTIHDLQVKLQTHKEQLSSFRKQSENAEENVRTLQVKITELVGELDTTRSQCTQLVEEKEVLHKNLDTIKMEKSVLEKNRMEINAMVETLNADYEKIQKANNKLQKICDSLEDDKLYLQGELERLSKDAELRELSLRSEENRCSKMREELLTLQEELNKTYLTKDMLEQQKLETDALISQIEKSKGDIELELEHVLLEKSDIKEMLLKLESVCSNHEQDKQRLQEELKKTIEEKNKLANQCADQQGDLGSLRKELLQAEQTRLDLESEKVTLNEKVKFLEIEKEKIEMELSQVTRERSDLSNQLSVLARKKETLNEELMRIRQRLEQANEMNSRINRSLEDLVKDNEEKQVLLETNEKELQRLQEQIASVRSEKETLEGVLYDTQTNLESTHIKKSQLEKEQKELLIKQESLKGHIGRLTKDLENSQKQSQDIKQALAQQCCDQEANFQQAIFNLKKQNEENVKKLNEEKEQLKITLEKRLQQSLLQLGGEKNDEINQLQQRVEELQQHIENLCQQHEEVLLRAENDKQQALLIAHHDQQALMEKLENALRDLEEEKGNLERLKRDTSIRSEQDRNNLNQLRDNLNRFKTKLDETKLKGDEDRLKLELKIEELLKERESVQKESEELRVQLHMAEDKLDGLHNQLHETVRKLKDTENVNDTLRKELVDVRRQLTDSTFEKEKYNTSNKELREHIKRIEGEKREQGRALEETYQKIAALDDAKTAMEAERSRLQVQLRDMERDMLQLQQQFRLTQDELQKSNENNAQAQNNEKELQARLANETEERERLQLQLHQVKKQVLDLDNSLEVTRQELGKLRSRADEEDERWRSREQELLVRLEDSRCRERKLEDQKHNLEVCLADASQQIQELKARLGGSEGRVRALDAQLSQLEVAKKEVEQKLSSIGLTLRRIAGIQMDGSVNMPFKLMSPSRRWSPARGHEHGDSSKDIVIDVDPEAVRRGMRSLMQQVAQIERERDDYKTELCSLKTQLSEYQENQTKVDERLNNLLANMRTIQEEKNSLEARMSQRETSHQSQMDMLQQKTDECDQLREKVLNLEMIVNSDTEEKNLYEEKLEKMKQTLNRMENERRNLQEELNKSEARATKLELQRMSLEGDLQRLQMMLQEREANIQKLQDRCETQNRTTAGLEERCASLKSTIEQLNLALEKSFNTESELKNEINILQRNLMETTTCSQNNNEKLKQLQKQLSNTENERRVLAERLDSVQQSLSDLRHMNQNLQDQVARLQTELANNEVQRSGLEAQLRLTKWPQEGGADKDEDLMRQLQIVQREKSEMRGKLDALNDKVKLLETEKRTLENQVSTLKSVGTRSKSYERPEKAHIELLGSSYSFDNLEQENRELRLKIRRLETQLAEKEAELIRAKSIYTHSHSILESSRDRTGEIERLRAAQLQAEKLLEAREQSHRQQVIRLENQIQLLREQLNQEIKRRQLYVLRSSRAGREMQQLRQALGDSLRTVAQDPSLDAVLLEHEARKLDSTLTSTTSLPPSLALAPPSTYDRSSTPSRLEKT; encoded by the exons ACATTATCCAAAAATACTGGTCAGTTAACACCGAAAGGCCcgatggaaagaagaagaccGCCATTACTCAAAGGAACAAGTAAAATAAAGGAG tctGAACGAAAAACTAGTAAAATGGATCCTACATATAGTACAATCAGTTGTCCTGGGGACGATGAAGAAACACTTTCACCAGAAGCTTTAGTCAGACAAAATTATGAATTACGACATCGCTTGGAAGAAGAAGCAGCAAGTTATAAAAGACGTTTAGATACTTACAGACAAGCTCAACAACATCAAGCTGCTCTTGTTTCTCGTTTGCAAGCTAAA GTTTTACAATATAAACAAAGATGCTCAGAATTAGAAAGTGTGATGGCTGAAACTGCTGCAATAGATAATAGTAAACTATCTACTCAACCACAAGGTACATCTGCATTAGATGTTGCACATCAAACACTTAGAGAGATGCGTGAAGAGCAAATTCATGATTTAGATACTGCATTAAAAAAACTTGCAGAGGAGcgtaaaaa atgtgaaaaattattagaattaaatacATCTTTGAAAGATCAATTAGAAGAGACTAGTCAAACAAATGAAGCTCTCACAAATGATCTTCAAAAACTAAGTAACGACTGGGATATTTTACGAGAAGAATTGaccataaaagaagaagaatggaaagaagaagaacaagctTTTAACGATTACTATACTTCTGAACATAACAGATTATTAAATCTTTGGCGAGATGTTGTGTCTGTAAAAAGACTATTTGCAGATATTAAATCTTCTACAGATAgagatttatcaaaattaaataatcaaattacatCTGCTACTAACGATATTGTTTCTACCTGTAATAATACAAGTATTTTTATGAAGATGCAAACAAGTATAATTCAACCGTCT GTATCGCAACAAATTCAAGAATCACAGATGGTTATGGACGTAAAATCAGAAATGGGATTACTTAAGCAACAGTATGACGTTGCACAAAATGAAATTCGGATGAAGGATGATAGAATTAATCAACTGATTCGTGAAATACATGCAttg GAAGAAAGATGTGGAGAAGCAGAAGCACAAACAAACAATATAACGCGTATGCAGGaagatatagaaattttacaaaatgccTTAAGAGATATAGCTCATACTGTTATTCAAGATGCTGAAACTCGTGACACTGAGAGTACGCAACCACCTCCACATGTTCATTTATCACCTACTGGACCAATTCCTCAAAGATCGCCAAGACGTGGAGCGAGAGCTAATACTATACCAGCTTTTGCAGAGAGTACTATTAGTGCCGTTCAAGCCGCTTtacataaatatcaattaacgATACACGATTTACAA GTGAAATTGCAAACTCATAAAGAGCAATTATCATCATTTCGTAAGCAAAGCGAAAATGCAGAAGAAAATGTACGAACTTTACAAGTTAAAATTACAGAACTTGTTGGTGAATTGGATACAACACGTTCTCAATGTACACAACttgtagaagagaaagaagttttacataaaaatttagatactattaaaatggaaaaaagtgtattagaaaaaaatagaatggaaATCAATGCTATg gtTGAAACATTAAATGCAGActatgaaaaaatacaaaaggctaataataaattacaaaaaatatgtgaTAGTTTAGAAGATGATAAATTGTATCTTCAAGGTGAATTGGAAAGATTATCAAAAGATGCAGAATTACG AGAATTGAGTCTTCGTTCGGAGGAAAACAGATGCAGCAAAATGAGAGAAGAGCTTTTAACGCTACAAGAAGAATTGAATAAAACATACTTAACAAAAGATATGTTAGAACAACAAAAATTAGAGACAGATGCATTAATCTCacaaatagagaaaagtaaaG gAGACATTGAATTAGAATTGGAACatgtattattagaaaaatctgacataaaagaaatgttattaaaattagaatCAGTTTGTTCAAATCACGAGCAAGATAAACAGAGATTGCAAGAGGAATTAAAAAAG actatagaagagaaaaataagctTGCTAATCAATGTGCAGATCAACAAGGAGATTTAGGttctttaagaaaagaattactACAAGCAGAACAAACGCGTTTAGATTTGGAATCTGAAAAAGTTACACTTAACGAAAAAGttaaatttttagaaattgagaaggaaaaaattgaaatggaATTGAGTCAAGTAACTCGCGAACGTAGCGATTTGAGCAATCAGCTCTCTGTACTtgcacgaaaaaaagaaacattgaaCGAAGAATTAATGAGAATAAGACAGAGATTAGAACAAGCTAATGAAATGAATTCAAGGATTAATAGAAGCTTGGAAGATCTTGTAaaagataacgaagaaaaacaa gTACTTTTAGAAACCAATGAAAAAGAACTTCAAAGATTACAAGAACAAATAGCTTCGGTACgttctgaaaaagaaacattagaGGGAGTTTTATATGATACGCAAACTAATTTAGAATCAACGCATATAAAAAAGTCTCAATtggaaaaggaacaaaaagaattgttaATAAAGCAAGAAAGTTTAAAAGGACATATTGGAAGATTAACTAAGGATTTGGAGAATAGTCAAAAACAATCGCAGGATATCAAACAAGCTCTGGCACAACAATGCTGCGACCAAGAAGCAAATTTTCAACAAgccatttttaatttaaaaaaacaaaatgaagaaaatgttaagaaattaaacgaggagaag gAACAATTAAAGATAACGTTAGAAAAGAGATTACAGCAATCTTTATTACAACTTGGCggggaaaaaaatgatgagaTTAATCAGTTGCAACAACGAGTTGAAGAATTGCAACAgcatattgaaaatttatgtcAACAGCACGAAGAAGTTCTACTTAGGGCTGAGAACGATAAACAACAAGCTCTCTTAATTG CTCATCATGATCAACAAGCACTGATGGAGAAATTAGAGAATGCCTTGCGTGatttggaagaagaaaaagggaatttGGAACGTTTAAAAAGAGATACCTCAATTCGTAGCGAACAGGATCGTAATAATCTCAATCAGTTACGCGataatttaaatcgatttaaaacaaaattagatGAGACCAAACTGAAGGGAGATGAAGATAGATTGAAGctcgaattaaaaatcgaagaaCTTTTGAAAGAACGTGAATCCGTTCAAAAGGAGTCAGAAGAACTTAGAGTGCAATTACATATGGCGGAAGATAAATTAGATGGACTTCACAATCAATTGCATGAGACTgttagaaaattgaaagaca CTGAAAATGTTAATGATACGTTACGCAAAGAATTGGTTGACGTTAGACGACAATTAACAGATTCaacatttgaaaaagaaaaatataatacaagtaACAAAGAATTAAGAGAACATATTAAACGTATAGAAGGTGAAAAACGTGAACAAGGAAGAGCGTTAGAGGAAACTTATCAAAAAATTGCag CATTAGATGATGCAAAAACGGCGATGGAAGCAGAAAGATCTCGTCTTCAAGTACAACTTCGTGATATGGAACGTGATATGTTACAATTACAACAACAATTTCGTCTCACGCAGGACGAGTTACAAAAgtccaatgaaaataatgcACAAGCACAGAATAACGAAAAGGAGTTACAAGCTAGATTAGCGAATGaaacggaagaaagagaacgtttgCAACTTCAATTGCATCAAGTTAAAAAACag GTATTGGATCTAGATAATAGTTTAGAAGTAACCAGACAGGAATTAGGTAAATTACGATCTCGTGCAGACGAAGAGGATGAAAGATGGAGATCTCGCGAGCAAGAATTATTAGTACGATTGGAGGATAGTCGTTGCCGTGAAAGAAAACTCGAAGATCAAAAACACAATTTAGAAGTTTGCTTAGCCGATGCTTCTCAACAGATTCAAGAACTTAag GCACGTCTTGGAGGATCCGAAGGGAGAGTAAGAGCTTTGGATGCTCAATTGTCTCAATTAGAAGTTGCTAAAAAAGAAGTGGAACAGAAATTGAGTAGCATTGGTTTAACATTACGTCGTATCGCTGGTATTCAAATGGACGGTTCTGTGAATATGCCATTTAAATTAATGAGCCCTTCGAGAAGATGGAGTCCTGCAAGAg GACACGAACACGGTGATTCTAGCAAAGATATCGTGATCGATGTTGATCCAGAAGCTGTAAGAAGAGGCATGAGATCTTTGATGCAACAAGTAGCACAAATCGAACGTGAAAGa GATGATTATAAAACCGAATTGTGTAGTTTGAAAACACAACTTAGCGAGTATCAAGAAAATCAAACTAAAGTCGACGAAagattgaataatttattagcaAATATGAGGACTATACAAGAGGAGAAAAATTCTTTGGAAGCTAGAATGTCACAGAGAGAAACGAGCCATCAAAGCcaa ATGGATATGTTACAACAGAAAACGGACGAGTGCGATCAACTCCGTGAGAAAGTATTAAATCTTGAAATGATCGTTAATTCTgatacagaagaaaagaatttatacgaA GAAAAATTAGAGAAGATGAAACAGACATTGAACAGAATGGAAAATGAAAGACGTAATTTACAAGAAGAACTTAATAAGAGTGAAGCTCGTGCAACAAAGTTAGAATTACAAAGAATGTCGTTGGAAGGAGATCTTCAAAGATTACAAATGATGctacaagagagagaagcaaataTACag aaattacaGGATCGATGCGAAACTCAAAATCGTACTACTGCTGGTTTAGAGGAACGTTGTGCGTCGTTAAAATCTACGATAGAACAATTGAATCTTGCATTGGAAAAATCATTCAACACGGAGAGtgaattgaaaaatgaaattaatattctacAACGTAATCTCATGGAAACTACTACGTGTtcacaaaataataatgaaaaattgaaacag TTGCAGAAACAACTTTCAAATACTGAAAATGAACGTAGAGTCTTGGCCGAACGTTTGGATTCTGTTCAACAATCTTTAAGTGATTTAAGACATATGAATCAGAATCTTCAAGATCAAGTTGCCAGATTGCAAACTGAATTAGCTAATAACGAAGTGCAACGATCAGGATTGGAGGCACAATTAAGATTAACTAAATGGCCGCAAGAAGGGGGTGCGGATAAAGACGAAGATTTGATGAGACAATTACAAATtgttcaaagagagaaaagtgagaTGCGAGGAAAATTAGATGCACTTAACGACAAG GTGAAGTTATTAGAAACTGAAAAACGTACTCTGGAAAATCAAGTATCAACTTTGAAGTCTGTCGGTACTCGTAGTAAAAGTTACGAACGTCCTGAGAAAGCACATATCGAATTATTAGGCAGTTCTTACAGTTTTGACAATTTGGaacaagaaaatagagagTTAAGATTGAAGATTCGAAGATTAGAAACGCAATTGGCAGAGAAGGAAGCCGAACTAATAAGAGCCAAATCGATCTATACACATTCACATTCTATATTAGAATCCAGTAGAGATAGAACAGGAGAAATAGAACGATTAAGAGCAGCTCAATTACAAGccgaaaaattattagaagcGAGAGAGCAAAGTCATCGTCAACAAGTTATACGTCTTGAAAATCAg ATTCAATTATTGCGAGAACAACTCAatcaagaaattaaaagacgTCAATTATACGTTCTCAGAAGTTCACGAGCTGGTAGAGAAATGCAACAATTAAGACAAGCGTTGGGTGATTCCTTAAGAACTGTAGCACAGGATCCATCTCTTGATGCAGTACTTTTAGAACATGAAGCTCGAAAATTAGATAGTACACTCACGAGTACAACTAGTTTACCGCCGTCATTAGCATTAGCTCCACCGTCAACATATGATAGATCTTCCACTCCATCGCGATtagaaaaaacataa